A window from Littorina saxatilis isolate snail1 linkage group LG9, US_GU_Lsax_2.0, whole genome shotgun sequence encodes these proteins:
- the LOC138976636 gene encoding uncharacterized protein, with product MLETHVPWLAEGYRVKLQQEEKDKLDSVRPDFKDSFVLCPEERFESYAGIRLVNTAAPDAGVPPRRVQSACSRVSWGGDVSNDNKNNSGVGGKEVGFYGLNGAGEEGETEEDRRKNKMFPRASSAAGRYVTPRPSSAFFRPNSPSAPPPPPPRPNSDRNHLTSKNRPSSAVGVSCDFLSKMAERIRPSSAVGVSCDFLSKMAERIRPSSAVGVSCDFLSKMAERIRPSSAHQLRPQSSDGRPPPAPTRMDPYTVRERRIQALHQAWSEDPRSGLHIGGPRDGPGPSPHMMDRHVRCMEQLRPQSSFRDRHAWMEMPERPHSATRMLCGGDEGGGWMEEEWWRSSPVERDNMGRVQRYIDCHRPYSAPSMRKELEGVYRRSNWEDGDVLAPSRLALVTSE from the exons ATGCTTGAGACACACGTGCCGTGGCTGGCCGAAGGCTATCGCGTGAAGCTCCAGCAAGAGGAGAAGGACAAGCTGGACAGTGTCCGGCCAGACTTCAAGGACAGCTTCGTCCTTTGTCCAGAGGAGAGGTTCGAATCTTATGCGGGAATCAGACTCGTCAACACCGCGGCGCCTGATGCGGGTGTCCCACCGAGGCGAGTTCAGAGCGCTTGCTCTCGTGTTAGTTGGGGTGGTGATGTGAGCAACGACAATAAGAATAATTCCGGAGTAGGGGGAAAAGAGGTAGGATTCTACGGCCTGAACGGCGCAGGAGAGGAAGGGGAGACGGAAGAAGACAGACGGAAGAACAAAATGTTCCCGCGAGCCTCCAGCGCTGCAGGTCGTTACGTCACACCCAGACCCTCCTCCGCCTTCTTCCGTCCCAACTCCCCCTCcgctcctccccctcctccccctcgtCCCAACTCCGACAGAAACCACCTCACGTCCAAGAACAGACCTTCCTCAGCTGTGGGCGTCAGCTGCGACTTCCTCAGCAAGATGGCGGAAAGAATAAGACCTTCCTCAGCTGTGGGCGTCAGCTGCGACTTCCTCAGCAAGATGGCGGAAAGAATAAGACCTTCCTCAGCTGTGGGCGTCAGCTGCGACTTCCTCAGCAAGATGGCGGAAAGAATAAGACCTTCTTCAGCCCACCAGTTGAGACCTCAATCCTCTGACGGCCGACCCCCTCCCGCCCCGACTCGCATGGACCCTTACACGGTCCGGGAACGGAGGATTCAGGCTCTGCATCAAGCGTGGAGCGAGGATCCGAGAAGCGGACTCCATATTGGCGGACCTCGTGATGGACCCGGTCCGTCGCCCCATATGATGGACCGCCACGTGCGTTGCATGGAGCAGCTGAGGCCTCAGTCCTCCTTCCGGGATCGTCACGCTTGGATGGAGATGCCTGAGAGGCCTCATAGCGCGACGAGGATGCTGTGTGGAGGGGACGAAGGAGGAGGATGGATGGAGGAGGAGTGGTGGAGGAGCTCGCCTGTGGAGCGTGACAACATGGGTCGCGTACAGCGCTACATTGACTGTCATCGCCCGTATAGTGCTCCTTCTATG AGAAAGGAGCTGGAAGGTGTTTATCGTCGGAGTAAT TGGGAGGACGGGGATGTCCTGGCCCCCTCAAGGTTGGCACTTGTTACCAGTGAATGA